Proteins from a genomic interval of Ptychodera flava strain L36383 chromosome 7, AS_Pfla_20210202, whole genome shotgun sequence:
- the LOC139137200 gene encoding sialate:O-sulfotransferase 1-like, protein MQMKLQGTVICSIIFTSCLMMFVYKMSPLATTTTTSEPAVTIQSLDNQADTTTEIVDVQAEVLYVEPESKCSLRLAPKGAFPITALACPPGVGCAWLRHLIEQATGFYTGSEYKDLTKAIKGHLGELEIWSDGTTLVVQTPRAEFRAPAGIREKFKAVILLLRNPNDLAIAVRNKAKGNTLTESEVFNSTLLSNDKWIQEVRWRGSLYEKFVNSWFGLNVPILVIHYENVREDPIREVTRAVKFLNLTVDENRIACAKESVEGYYHHDYSDKTKIYEQVLSPEMKTWATKVMRRVSDILVSHGQDPVPWGKLPPQTLPPPESGGQQEDKADSQDKAT, encoded by the exons atgcagatGAAATTACAAGGGACTGTAATCTGCAGCATTATCTTTACAAGCTGTCTGATGATGTTTGTCTATAAAATGTCACCATTGGCAACGACCACCACGACGAGCGAACCTGCAGTGACCATTCAAAGTTTAGATAACCAGGCGGACACGACAACAG AAATCGTTGACGTACAAGCTGAAGTTTTATACGTTGAACCTGAGTCAAAGTGCTCCCTTCGTTTGGCCCCGAAAGGGGCATTCCCAATTACAGCACTAGCGTGTCCACCGGGTGTGGGATGTGCATGGCTTCGACATTTGATAGAACAGGCAACAGGCTTCTACACTGGTTCAGAGTATAAAGACCTAACGAAAGCCATTAAAG GACATCTTGGAGAACTTGAAATATGGTCCGATGGTACAACCCTGGTGGTGCAGACCCCTCGGGCCGAATTTCGAGCACCAGCCGGGATACGGGAGAAATTCAAAGCTGTGATTTTATTACTTCGCAATCCAAATGACCTGGCAATTGCGGTCCGTAATAAAGCGAAGGGTAACACTCTGACGGAATCGGAAGTGTTCAACAGCACTCTGCTATCCAATGACA AGTGGATTCAGGAAGTAAGATGGCGGGGGAGCTTGTATGAGAAATTTGTCAACTCATGGTTTGGTTTGAATGTGCCGATACTCGTCATTCATTATGAAAATGTTCGAGAAGATCCCATCAGAGAGGTGACACGTGCAGTCAAGTTCCTTAATCTAACAGTTGACGAAAACAGAATAGCTTGTGCCAAGGAGAGTGTAGAAGGATACTATCATCACGACTACTCGGACAAGACAAAAATATACGAGCAAGTTTTATCGCCAGAGATGAAAACGTGGGCAACGAAGGTTATGCGAAGGGTGTCTGACATCCTGGTCAGCCACGGACAAGACCCTGTTCCCTGGGGAAAGTTGCCACCTCAAACATTACCACCCCCTGAAAGTGGGGGACAACAAGAAGACAAAGCGGATTCACAGGACAAAGCAACGTGA
- the LOC139137201 gene encoding sialate:O-sulfotransferase 1-like has product MKMSRSATRAAICSILLTSLWWILFIYMVPEVFTKQGSAGNFGTSTKNSVHRTDSEDTASDCSVRLAAPGTFPVIALASPPGSGNTWTRHLIQQATGFYTGSEYNVEHLAKTGYAGELEDWTTGTTLTVKTHFARLSEPGMHEKAKAAILLLRNPCSVAVAERNRRLTRNQTSMAYWNNSLKYDKEWFRAVEWQVHLFERFANNWLELGIPVHVVFYENIQENAVHEMKRIVKFVNLTVDENRMACVRKNTEGNYHRQYSSKAKLYEEVLSPEIKRYSQMVMERVSVSLVKHGQNPVPWRNLPPEVLPFT; this is encoded by the exons ATGAAAATGTCTAGATCCGCAACTCGGGCAGCAATCTGTTCTATCCTACTCACCTCTCTCTGGTGGATACTCTTTATCTATATGGTACCTGAAGTGTTTACAAAGCAAGGTTCCGCTGGTAACTTTGGGACGTCCACTAAAAACTCTGTGCATAGAACTGACAGTGAAGATACGGCCTCAG aTTGCTCAGTTCGTTTGGCTGCCCCGGGCACATTTCCCGTCATAGCACTGGCAAGCCCACCTGGTTCAGGGAATACTTGGACCCGTCATTTGATACAGCAAGCGACAGGTTTCTACACCGGGTCAGAGTACAACGTTGAGCATTTAGCGAAAACCG GATATGCAGGTGAACTTGAAGATTGGACAACAGGCACAACACTGACTGTGAAAACTCACTTCGCTAGACTTTCTGAACCGGGAATGCATGAGAAAGCTAAAGCAGCAATTTTACTGCTACGTAATCCATGTAGTGTGGCAGTTGCAGAGAGAAATCGTCGATTGACCAGAAATCAGACATCAATGGCTTATTGGAATAACtctttgaaatatgacaaag AGTGGTTTCGCGCTGTAGAATGGCAAGTGCATCTTTTCGAGAGATTCGCCAACAATTGGTTGGAACTTGGCATACCTGTACATGTAGTCTTCTATGAAAATATCCAAGAAAACGCAGTGCATGAAAtgaagagaattgtaaagtttGTTAATTTGACAGTTGATGAAAACAGAATGGCTTGTGTCCGGAAGAACACGGAGGGAAACTATCATCGCCAGTATTCCAGCAAAGCAAAGCTATATGAGGAAGTTCTTTCGCCGGAAATTAAACGCTACTCACAAATGGTGATGGAAAGAGTATCTGTATCCTTGGTGAAACACGGACAAAATCCTGTACCCTGGAGGAATTTGCCTCCTGAAGTGCTGCCGTTTACATAA
- the LOC139137202 gene encoding sialate:O-sulfotransferase 1-like isoform X1, with amino-acid sequence MPSSATRVAIFSTLLTSLWWILFIYMVPEVFTKQGSAGNFGTSTKDSVPRTDSEDTASDCSVRLAAPGTFPVIALASPPGSGNTWTRHLIQQATGFYTGSEYNVEHLAKTGYAGELEDWTTGTTLTVKTHSARLSGPGMHEKAKAAIVLLRNPCSVAVAERNRRLTRNQTSMAYWNNSLKYDKEWFRAVEWQMHLFERFANNWLELGIPVHVVFYENIQENAVREMKRIVKFVNLTVDENRMVCVRKNTEGNYHRQYSSKAKLYEEILSPEIKRYSQMVMERVSVSLVKHGQNPVPWRHLPPEVLP; translated from the exons ATGCCTAGCTCAGCAACTCGGGTAGCAATCTTTTCTACCCTACTCACCTCTCTCTGGTGGATACTCTTTATCTATATGGTACCTGAAGTGTTTACAAAGCAAGGTTCCGCTGGTAACTTTGGGACGTCCACTAAAGACTCTGTGCCCAGAACTGACAGTGAAGATACGGCCTCAG ATTGCTCAGTTCGTTTGGCTGCCCCGGGCACATTTCCCGTCATAGCACTGGCAAGCCCACCTGGTTCAGGGAATACTTGGACCCGTCATTTGATACAGCAAGCGACAGGTTTCTACACAGGGTCAGAGTACAACGTTGAGCATTTAGCGAAAACCG GATATGCAGGTGAACTTGAAGATTGGACCACAGGGACAACACTGACTGTGAAAACTCACTCCGCTAGACTTTCTGGACCGGGAATGCATGAGAAAGCCAAAGCAGCAATTGTACTGCTACGTAATCCATGTAGCGTGGCAGTTGCAGAGAGAAATCGTCGATTGACCAGAAATCAGACATCAATGGCTTATTGGAATAACtctttgaaatatgacaaag AGTGGTTTCGCGCTGTAGAATGGCAAATGCATCTTTTCGAGAGATTCGCCAACAATTGGTTGGAACTTGGCATACCTGTACATGTAGTCTTCTATGAAAATATCCAAGAAAACGCAGTGCGTGAAatgaagagaattgtaaaatttgtcaatttgacaGTTGATGAAAACAGAATGGTTTGTGTCCGGAAGAATACGGAAGGAAACTATCATCGCCAGTATTCCAGCAAAGCAAAGCTATATGAGGAAATTCTTTCGCCAGAAATTAAACGCTACTCACAAATGGTGATGGAACGAGTATCTGTATCCTTGGTGAAACACGGACAAAATCCTGTACCCTGGAGACATTTGCCTCCCGAAGTGCTGCCGTAA
- the LOC139137202 gene encoding sialate:O-sulfotransferase 1-like isoform X2: MPSSATRVAIFSTLLTSLWWILFIYMVPEVFTKQGSAGNFGTSTKDSVPRTDSEDTASDCSVRLAAPGTFPVIALASPPGSGNTWTRHLIQQATGFYTGSEYNVEHLAKTGELEDWTTGTTLTVKTHSARLSGPGMHEKAKAAIVLLRNPCSVAVAERNRRLTRNQTSMAYWNNSLKYDKEWFRAVEWQMHLFERFANNWLELGIPVHVVFYENIQENAVREMKRIVKFVNLTVDENRMVCVRKNTEGNYHRQYSSKAKLYEEILSPEIKRYSQMVMERVSVSLVKHGQNPVPWRHLPPEVLP; encoded by the exons ATGCCTAGCTCAGCAACTCGGGTAGCAATCTTTTCTACCCTACTCACCTCTCTCTGGTGGATACTCTTTATCTATATGGTACCTGAAGTGTTTACAAAGCAAGGTTCCGCTGGTAACTTTGGGACGTCCACTAAAGACTCTGTGCCCAGAACTGACAGTGAAGATACGGCCTCAG ATTGCTCAGTTCGTTTGGCTGCCCCGGGCACATTTCCCGTCATAGCACTGGCAAGCCCACCTGGTTCAGGGAATACTTGGACCCGTCATTTGATACAGCAAGCGACAGGTTTCTACACAGGGTCAGAGTACAACGTTGAGCATTTAGCGAAAACCG GTGAACTTGAAGATTGGACCACAGGGACAACACTGACTGTGAAAACTCACTCCGCTAGACTTTCTGGACCGGGAATGCATGAGAAAGCCAAAGCAGCAATTGTACTGCTACGTAATCCATGTAGCGTGGCAGTTGCAGAGAGAAATCGTCGATTGACCAGAAATCAGACATCAATGGCTTATTGGAATAACtctttgaaatatgacaaag AGTGGTTTCGCGCTGTAGAATGGCAAATGCATCTTTTCGAGAGATTCGCCAACAATTGGTTGGAACTTGGCATACCTGTACATGTAGTCTTCTATGAAAATATCCAAGAAAACGCAGTGCGTGAAatgaagagaattgtaaaatttgtcaatttgacaGTTGATGAAAACAGAATGGTTTGTGTCCGGAAGAATACGGAAGGAAACTATCATCGCCAGTATTCCAGCAAAGCAAAGCTATATGAGGAAATTCTTTCGCCAGAAATTAAACGCTACTCACAAATGGTGATGGAACGAGTATCTGTATCCTTGGTGAAACACGGACAAAATCCTGTACCCTGGAGACATTTGCCTCCCGAAGTGCTGCCGTAA